The window actattctatttttaaaatgacgattaattgaattaatttgatttattgtccAGCCCTGTCTTATCATATAAAATAAAGTGTTGGAggatcttaactcatttgctcccaaaaacatacaaaaatgttgtattttaaatatagccatgctcccaaaaatgtatttatatgttttttttaatgctagagcatacagaaggctttgatgcagcctctgacctgaagaggtggcttaaagcaatggcagttacttaaaaaaaggccagcaggtggcagcagagtataagagatcaaacagggccatgttgcaaaacatgttttaaacagatttgtgaataatgatgacatttagctatattctaatgctaattgctgcaaaccaGACACAgctagaaatatactttttatttcctgatgaaagaagagactctaatctttcttttggtacgttccatgtttttatagcaaaagaacagaatattctgtgggccttgcaaaatcagtcaaaatccagtaaaacagccaagagCGAGGGGGGTTGcattagtgaaaatggctgggagtgaatgagttaactgggACTACACAGGCTTTGGACGGGGTATTGACATTTCTGAGATGACGTAAATGGTGGTCAATTCGGTGAAATAAATCTCTCCACTCATTAAAAACCATTGGATTTTGGATTGTtacaatttgatttgtgagtatTATTTCCACTTTAAATTGTGGTAAGACAGTTTGACCATACAGTCTGTGTGTTGTATGcaagtcacaggcaaaagcaatacagaaATGCAATACAATGCAAATACTTCCATGACACGGTTCTTGTGATGAGCATACAAACCAGGTAAATTGTTATAGTAatcaatacgatacgatacgatatgatatacttttattttcccgtggggaactttttcctggactccgtccagctgcagtttacagtaaagagaaaacaacagaatagaaagagataaaattcaaattaaataaataagaagtgcagcaataagtagaagacttcccagaagtgtacatgtgtagagaagtacatacatgaggactgcacacacccatatacacacacactcctatatatatatatatatatatatatatatatatatatatatatatatatatatatatatatatatatatatatatatatatatacacacacataagtatactgtatacagcaCGGTTgcatatattacacacacacaacattgcaccatatatcttattgcactgagttaatgtcggttgttaagcagtttgatggatgtcggcaggaatgagattttgtagcggttcagcctggttctggggtccctgaatctcctgccggaaggcagtagctggaactcatgatgcagaatgtgagtcgggtcagtaataattttctgtgccagtccggtgacggaccgctcataaagcatctgtagggaaggatgattcctgacccccatgatcttcatggcagtccgctccagaccggcaatctgtgaccttgactgcataACCCTCCAAATCAAATCACAACACTGGTATAACTTGGTGAAATGACGCCTTCCACTCATTGAAAAGCACTGGAacttggatcgttgtaatttaatttgtgagGGTTATTTAGATTTCATAATGTTACTAAATgacgtttgactactataacaatttgcctggtttgtatgctggTACATGCAAAATCAATACAAtacgtaattttttttacaccatgtaaaggaagcatttgcattgcagaAATAACAAAGATGATGTTTGGAACTGTCAATAGCGGAGCGCTTCCTTTCCTTTAAcctccattttgacttgtgaaaTGACAACCCCAACAGCAGTTCGGTTAGTGGGTTGCTCTCGCTTCGGATGATGATCTCCACCTTGACCCAGGGATACAGTCCAGTTCCGATGCCGGCCCACTGTCACGAGCCTGGTCAGAGAGACTGTCATCGACAACCTGGGCCCTCCTTGCCAAATATGTGATCAAAGCCGTGGATCCCTTGGCGCATCCTGGGGGCTTCCACTCCCATTATTTCCTCGTTCCGAAGAAGGTGCCCAATTCTGGAACTGAGAGTTCTCAATCATTACCTCAAGATGTTGCCCTTCCACATGCTGACTACAGCTGACGTTTAGCGGACGGTTGCCAGTGGGGAGTGTTTCGCCCGACGTCACTGGCAGACAGTTCCAGGTGATCCCTTTCGGCCTCTCCCGCTAACCAAGGGTATGTTCACTCGTTTTGTCCCTGACAGCCATTGTCCCGTTGGCTTCCTCTTGGACCCACTGTTGGACCGTCGCTGTAGGGGGGGTTGTTTCGGGGAAGCAGTCCCTGACTTTGCTCCTCCCACCTTTATTGTTGCAGCTAAATATCAACGCATggtatttcacctttttttttaacgttggctttcaaatgtatttattcaagcACTCACTCAATAAGCACCGGTACAAAACCAATGCGTAGACCTCCAGCATGGCAGCCGTGGCTGTGTCCTGAGGTGTGCGTGATGTCACAGCAAAACCATAAGAAAATCTATCATTGAACTTACTATTATTAACGACTGACAATAGATGAGCAATGTTGATTCTCTGGCACATTGCTCTGAACAGTTCATTTGTTATCATCCCTTTCAAAGAATTCGAATCAATATGTTCACAGTGCTAGCACTAGCTCTTCATTGCACATAAACATTCCAGCATGGAATGCACTAAGGGTCAAATTCCACATCACATTTTCCTGTGGCTGAAGCGGTTTCAACGGCAGGAAGCCAGGATTACTGGAAAGTAAGTAAATGTCTCAGTGGCATGAATTTGTGTTTCATTGAGTTAGATTTTAGCCTACATGGCAAGCGTCATAATCAATAAGTTGTGCCTACTGTGTgacaaaatatgtgtttgttATAGCCATTGAATAGTACCACAGTAATTTCTTACAGAGACTTCTATCCTTGTATTGCTAGTAAAAGTGATACTGTCGCAAAAGTGACAGCCTATACAACTATTGCAGATGATTAGCCTCCATGATTACATCAATGAGGCTCGTAAACATAGCTACAACTGTATGTTTATAGTAGTATGGGGGGATTCTAAccaaaaacgctgataaactttcaatactgtatgtttttcatgAATAATGGTGGGAAAATGGGGAAACCACTCACCGCCACACACTCACCCctacaaaaaactaaaatctaaaataaataaataaatactaagtatatatatgtcaaaatgagtgtaaaaatgagtgtgttaatttaaatttcctttaacgccactatttgTTTTTTCACGTGCAATTAATGACGTCCCCTTTCtttcttggaaagcctgtactgggggaattccagtcgcaacgcagcagacacgtccatgtcaaaatttagcagcaatatATTTAagaataatgcatatatttgtcaagttgtattttacaattttaaaaatgtgcagaatttcacaagttatttcatgcagaatttcacaagttatttcatgcagaatttcacaagttatttcaagatagctcttaatatgaaaagaaaaatgcactgagctgtcaccaatgtcttacaaatgcaattatgccatctagtggcagaaaaataacctcaacacaaatcaatatcatacccgtattttacagtacagtacatctgtttagttttaactcaatttatgaattattatgaaattactatatcaatgactaaacgatgcagccatatttctattagtttaacatttttccactttcatgttatgaaaaataattttattgtacatttagaaccgattaatcgtgacttaactattgaTGAATAACCATCCATACTCACAACTACACCTAGGCACAATTAGCCATCAAAagaaaacaagctagctagccacacaaGGAACATGATAATGAAAGTATATGTTCGTTGGACAAaattaatgttaattttttttttcagatcatACCAAACGAGGTCCAAATATGACCACTGACTATTTTAATAGTTGTGAGAGTACAAAGCTAATAACTGCTCCCATTGGCTCTTGACTGTCATGTGGATGATACAAACtcttatttataaatgtatttcaaaataaaagtcccaaattggttatttcattttggtcgcaccacataataattcatcaaatgggcatgattggacaaacttaTCTGTCAATGACCCATATACAATACCTCTAAAATGTACAGTCAGTTCCTACACAGATTGTTTGACATATAACGCAGTAAAATCACATTTCATATATGAATTATTTTCCCTCTTACAATTTCTCCTTCTGGCAATGAGTCATcgtatcatttatttgtttcatgACTGATTGTAGAATGCTGCCCTCCAAACACACACCCGCCCACTCAATCCCACCTCACGCTGTGATGCAGCTGGCAAAGGCATGGCTTGCAGAGGACACACCAAACTTTGATCCTGCTGGAGTATGTGTGGGCTCACAGGAGGTGCAGGCAAGGTTGTTATGTAAATGCCCTCACAGTATCTTGGCGGGAAGTCCCTTCTTTACAGCGGTGTTCACTGAGGTCGGCTGCACCGTCGATTGGATTTACCAGGATGGAGATGAAATTGGTCAGTATTGCATGTTATCCGATTATCTAATCAGTATAACTCGCAGAAGGGGTATAAATTGACGCAGAACCAAAACCGAGTATTTTCATAAACTTTCAGGAAAATATGAGACATGCAAAACACTGACTCTCATATGCAATGGATTCCAAGGTCGAACGCAATATGTAATCTTGTCTTTTAGTTAATACagtcactgttttgtttttaagacaaTAAGGTTTGCGTTTACCTTGCGAAAGTGAATACTTAATTAAAAGATAAACGCAGACcctttgtctttaaaaagaaaaacagtgacTGAAATAACGCAACAGTCTGGTGAGGTCAATGGGTGGGGTCGGTTTGTTTGATACAGACATTGCAAGTAAGGGTTATGCCACAAATTCTTAAATGTTCAACGTTTAAAAatgtctgttccaatacttttgctcatttgAAGTGGGCGGGTTCAAACAAAAGGTACTTTgtcctgagttgtttaacacataTAGATGTAGAGAATATGAAATAAAAGCGGCAATTCAGTTTTTTGGGTGGGGCGGGGGTCTCATATagtcatcttttgatctgaaactcaaatgtcttcagtatacagcaaaaacaaaaagcttgaccttgccgttccaatacttttggaggggactgcCATTGGAAAACCTGTTTGCTTGTCAAACATACTCAACTGTGCAGGGCATCATTTAAAAAGGAATGTGGTATAAAAagtaatggtaaaaaaaaacatcataaaaaTACTTGTGGACCTAACTGTACACTATGTGAACCATAGGCCCAGATGCTGTCACACTTACTGCTGTGGTACGAGGCCCGGCTAGATGCCTGCTCCTGGGCGAGCGGCCAGCTCTAAACTGTCTTGCCCGGGCCTCAGGGATTGCCACTCGGTGTTCTCAACTCCGGAAAAAGGCAGGAGCAGGAGGATGGCGTGGAGAAGTGGCAGGCACACGTAAGACAACGCCTGGCTTCCGCCTGGTGGAGAAGTATGCGATGCTGGTGGGTGCTGTGTCCATGCACAGGCAGGATTTGAGTGCAATGGTCATGCTGAAGGACAACCATGTCTGGGCTTCAGGAAGCATCACGGAGGTGGGCATGCTGCATCAGTGCCCCCACCCTTCACTCTGTCCAGAAGTCTACCTCATATTTGCCCTGTCATATATATTTGGTACAGTTTCTATCAAAACCAGCCACACTTTGATATCCTCTTATTGAAGTGTTCTATTCTAAAGAGTAGACTGtacattctaaaaaaaacaaaaacgtttgtATTAAACCTATCAATAATTTTAATCTGAGGTTTGGCAAATTGATGGAAAGATGGATTTATAAATGAGATAATACATATGTGACAGCTTTTTAACAACACATAATACCACATTCGTATGGAGACCAGGGATGATAGTAACACTTTTTGTTTGAGAATTTGCAACTCAGTGATTCTTTGTGCTAGAGATCTCAAATTTTGACATGTGCTACCCACATTTGTCTGCTATGAATGACATACACTTGAACTTCAACCACACCATCACAGATTGTGTACAATGTAATTTAATTCATGTAAAAGACAAAGAGGGATGCTGTTACAACCTACCCCAATACCAGGGTGAGGTAACACTGTTCGGGATGGATGTAACAGTTACATTATTAGGCTTAAAAAATTTATGGAAGCACTTTATTGAATATTAAAGGAACCATAACACCACAGTACTaacaataatgaataaaaagtattaatgaaatacaatgaaaataaatacgataaaataacttaaaatataGAACATAAATGTGTATTGTGTACATGCTTTGTAGCCTGAACCAGGTTAATATGAAAAGGCATTTGAGCACTTGGAGATCTGTGGAACAATCCATTTTTGAACACTGATCATTTTCTctttatgctgcatttgaggaaggtcggaagtcggatttatcccagttggcttttcTCAGTTCCGACCAGAAAGCGTTTGAGgggaaagtaaacaaccaaaatggcggatagtgataaactgtttttggttttgatcctcaaaatacattttcaccacCAGCAAACTTGActtctcacaattttgcttcatttatatatttatcttatttcataagcattccatacagttttGTAGTCCACCGTATAATTTCAAGCAGAgcgatagcggcatactgtcacgttgTTGTTGCGCAAAGTTATgttcaatatttatgaatgaagaaagctatctagtttaaTACTCGAGCAAATTGGCGTTTTACCATTCGcggtatgtgtttccataggggtcgccattgttgaGTGACGTCACGTTGAAGTCGGTCAgtgaagtcggggtactttttttccccaacttcGCAAGTgtgatttccgagttcaagggggcgttcccgtacacacttcctggtttgaagttgGAAAATCCGACTTTcatcgaatgcagcattagttccagggttggggaatccaggtccagaaattaaaaaccctgccacggattggctttagccacaagtgTTTCTATTGAACTGGCAAGTAAACAAGCTCATCTCCACCTGTTAAGTAGAAGCacatgtggctaaagccaaactattacagggttttacttttttgaccccgattccccaaccctgctcATATGACAGGAGATGACTCCTGGGTTCATCATGACGAGCCTTGAGCCATCTTTGGAACGTCGTCACCCTACGATTAACCGCTGAACATCATGATGGTCTTCcacttctttgtttgttttgtgtttgaccagagatgtcaaatccaggtccagaaagtaaaaatgctgccacagtttggcttgagCCAAAGGTGCATCCATTCAACAGCTTGTTTACCTGAGAAGCACCTGCGGctcaagccaaactgtggcaaggtttttactttctggacctggttttGACACCTCTGCTTTTGATCCTGATTATCCATTTTTTGACAATGCTCTGACCTATTGCAGCATTACCATAAACTTTTTCCAATCTTTTGAACATGTTTACTTCCATAACAAGGAATTCAATCACAGCTCTCTGACGGACATCCGATGACGATGCCATTTCCGAAATGGCTTACAGGAAGATGATGTGttcaagcattttttgtttaaacagTCTCTGTAAATTAGTATTTTAAGTTAAACTGCTcattaaaacttaaaataaaaggaGTATATAAAGTTTGTAGTTACTACAAAAGGAGTTAAAATTCTTAACACACTgttgaaaggaaaaaatgaaaaaaatatggggaaaaaaatacgaGTCGGGTAAATTCAACATGGCTCATTACTTTGTGACTGCCCCTCGTATAATATAGTATGTAACATATATGCACACTGCAAAAGGTAGCACTCATTTGATCTCTTTtctgaattatattttatataaaaatcagtccatttaccatttgccTTCCAAAAATAATGAGCTaagtctttttctttcattttcaaaaaaaaaataaaaacggaaccAATTACTGATTATTTATTGACATATTAATTTCAGGAGTAGAATACATTGATCTGTTCATCTAAGGATGCAGCCAATTTTAGCAGAGGTAGCCAGCATTATGACCTGtatagtgtaaaaaaacaaaacaaaaaagtcaaagtaTGCCCAGGCctttgttttaagaaggtgagAGTTCTTGAAATGAATAGACTTCTGAGAGTGAAATCCCTTGTAATTgacagtacagtggtacctcggagtttgaacataattcgtttcagcgaagtgttcaaagtctgaattgttcaacctccgaaacatttttttcccataggaaataatgtaaatgcaattaatccgttcccaagctccaaaaacagaaaattcctattttaatttctatttatgttttttacattcatagtacagtacagcatttaaagaataaaaaaaataccttaccctttttgttgtggtgtgatggcatcagtggatgataaatgttatgttaatgctagctttagtttagtgctgagtttgtgtattttacattgggcacattgttagactactaagcggtcttTGCATGCATTGTTTActgtcaggcacgttgttgaacagctaaggggtgTCCTCGTGCTAGTATTTACAGACGTAGTCACAGTAGTTACAACAGcgcaataatctccttcctaattccactgtggttcgtggcactgtatgttttgctttactgccactggcactgttgtctttctttggtccCATGGCGAacaaaattgtcgtggaaaaatcaaaatgcactcgcgagtatggagcacctccatgagtattcacgatctgactggaaatgagcagtgtattgtctcaactaccgctacgtgagcattcggcattgctcggcttcgctcagcttcactcggctacccgtttacAAGGTACGTTTAGCTTAGCTTGATTTGCTTGGGTGTTTGAACTCtgaaatgagttcaaactccgaggcatttttgaCTTTTCGTTGAAGTCTGATTTGTACGAGTttcgagacgttcaaactccgaggttccattGTATTCCAATGACAgtgataaaaaaacacaacaaaatgtatattttatgaGCTCTCTATTTTTAACAAAGTCTATTGACTCAATGATTTTCTTTGTTGAGGtatgttttgttaaaaagaaaaaagtgaagtCTTGATAAGCTGCTGATTCACCTTCAACTTTCCGATTGGCTTTGTTTTTCTGTAAAATTCTGTAATCACTTTGTTTTTGACTAAAGCTAATTGAatataatttatgattaatcaaaCAAGTATTTTCTGCTCTGCAGGCTGTGAAAGCTGCCAGGTCAGTGTGTGGTTTCAGCAGCAAGATTGAAGTGGAGTGTCGCTCTACAGAAGAGGGCATGGAGGCAGCCACAGCAGGAGCAGACATTGTTATGCTTGACAATTTCCAGCCTCAGGTACACAAAATGTTAGCACATAACTTTCAGTATTTCCCTGCCAAAATCCACATCAAACAATATATTATACTACAGGCGCTCCATGTTTCAGCTGGTGCACTGAAGCAACAATTTCCAGCTCTGCTGATAGAAGCCAGTGGAGGAGTAACACCAGACAACCTAGCTGAATATTTGTCTCCTTGTGTGGACATCATCTCCCTGGGCTGTATTACACAAGGGTGTCCAGTTGTGGACTTCTCACTAAAGATTCAAAAGACTGGTTCTTAGTCAGACCTAAATGAAGGATAAGCAccagaaatgtattttacattcaGCCAAATTAGATTTTGAACGACTGTATTTGCTTACAATAAAGACAGGCCACAGATGAGATATAGGCTATAccaggaaaaagaaaagccCACTAGAACAGCTGAAATTTATTTGGAATCAATCAGAGtcactttaaagggatacttgactcattgagccattttcagcagtaaaacatTAGTATTTTGACCAGAATGAATgtgataatttcattatttttcatttacaattaataaatttaaaaaaaaaattgtccacttgctgtcgactgaagatgacatcacctgtgctgaggaagtaggtaacgaccaatcgtggctcatctgttttctgggtttcgTCATAGTCTTACCTGTTCACACACTGTGAGACCGGCCAGCCCTTGCAGTAAAACCGTgtcttctttaaatgtggaaattggatggatgttcaataaacatttgaaacaaaatgactCCTTTGCAGCGAGAAATCGTAGTAGaggaagaagggggaaaaaaagctttgcaTGGGACACAAACCCGGACCTTCTGCTTACAGGTGAGCACACTAACCACTGCACCATTTGTTCATGTAGGTTTTATGGCACAAAGTTTTTACCTGTAAGCATCAGCCGCAGCACGGAACCTTTCTGGGAATTTAaaacggccaattgtcattgcactttgacattgcaaatgtgaagaataattgattgctttgaattcaatTGGAcataatgtttactgataaaggctacttttattACTATCCTGTGAGCATGGAGGTCTTAGAGAGTGGGTGTGTGTTTAGTCCACAGAAGTGGTGCGGGTCCTCAATTGATGACATCAGCTTGTGCGGCCCCGCTCGTTTTCttgggttgggaggggctggtgcttgaaGAGCAGagtgacctagaatttctcatagaggggtaaatggaggaaaacaccacttcggtgatgtttttggggaggaattagcattttaacttggctaaaagctccaaaatgtagatttttccTGTTACTGACCCTTTAAAAAGATGCATGCAAATTGTTACCTCAATTTTTCAAGTTGAGcgaacatttcattttttggagTGTAGATTcgtttttaagtttttaataGTGCTTAAACTTGTGAAAGGCCATTGATAGTTCATAGTTCATTAGTTAAGGGGAAATACAGAAACTGGAAACTCATCTTGTTTCTGCCAGCTCCCACCCACActtaatgtatgaaaaattcTTCTAGTTCTCAAATCTGACACACAAAAGAGGAAGAACATTTCACAAGACCTGATTCTCCCACTCAAAAGTCACAAAGGGAAAGTGCCACCAAAGACaccaaaaaacatacagtacaaataGGTGGCTTTTtagataatgatttttttttttccaatctctCTTAAAATCGATTTATGTTGGTTTGTCTCCTTTGACATACTCAATTAAACTCAACATTGTTGAGTCCTTACAAGTGCTGTAGTCTCTCAGACTTCTAGCCAAAGTGTCACAACCACCTGTTAAGGAAACGCCTTAGGCCGGAAGCGTTGCATAGATAGACACGGGCCTCAAACTGCACCTCGCCTTTGTATGGAGAAGTGCAACGAGAAAGATGTTTGTTCAGCTTTGGCTCTTCCTGTTCATGTGGGTCATTGGTAAGTTATCTTCCTTTTGAGTTATAAAATAAGCAATATTATGTATAAATCAAAAGACAGATGTGGGGATAAAACTATTTCAAGGTTAGCCTACCAGTAATTCATGTCCACAATTTCAAagtaataaaagtaataatagtACATTATTCTGTCTGGGCTACATTGAACACATATGGTACATTATAGAAACATGCAAACTACATTCAGGAAGCGTTAGGAGATCATATATGGATAGAgcatttgtattatatttagATCAGTATATTGCTcttattgctttttttcctcttttttcaaaatgagtAATTTGACAGTATATGTAGGATAAGTaacctggattggctggcaaccagttcagggtgtaccccacttactgcccgaagccagctgggataggcttcagccccctgcgacccttgtgaggttaagaaaatggatggatgtaggaTAAGTATTATTCCAGATAATATTGCGATAAGACAAATGAGGATCAAAAACAGTATCTGACGCAAGCATAACGATGACTCTCATGGGAGCAAATAATTTgtcttaattttaaaaataacaagtttccatacattttttttttaaccaactcATCTTTTTGAAATTTATAGATTGATCACTATGGATTCCAAGAAATGTAGTGAACTTCATTAATAGGTTTACCATCTATAGTTATGTTTATGTCCTGATCgctgtatttatgtttattcaTGCACGATCTGTTCAAGCAAAATACTGTTACAAACTCTAAagaagcttttttatttatttatgtttttttttttctttcaatgccAGCCACAGATTTTCGCTTAGTCTGGGCTATAAGGTACTAAATTAATCGAACATACCCACCACACCTAATTGCAGCCCCTGGTAGGGAAGAAACATGCAAGAATAATTGCTGTATATGCCATATTTGACAGAGAGTTCTTAAATGTCAGAAGCTTGTGGTTTTTAGGCTGACACAAGACAATGTccccatttcatttcatttcatgtatttatttatttaattctgtAAAAGaaactaaatgaaatgaaaagaaataaaacttgTAATATCTGCCCTAatcaacacaatttgaatgaCAGCTACAGTCACGACACACTTACAGTGTTGGgaacattactttaaaaaagtaattagttttagttactcattacttgattAAAAaggtaactgagttagtaattaaATTACTTCATAGTAAAAGTAACACATTACCAGGCAATGTAAccattttcactacttaaaaaaaaagttctatctcaaatgatttggatttttacatttaaaaaaaagtattgttattattattattattatcattattattagtatatcTTTATACAAGGGATTCAAATTATATCCAGCCTATAtagggtgtttatttatttttgtgaatatttatgtcacacaaatgcctcactccataatgacatatcatataataataataataataataataataataataataatttatcaaatttggagtggtgatgtatgttctacaactgccaattactacagcaatcaaaataataaaaataaaaaataaaataaatactggtgATTTGTGGTACATTTGTCATCTATAAATAATTTGTAGACAGACCTAGCCAGTCCCTCCATGATTTAcgggcattttttatgattgttgcggactaaaataatcaataatatttaaaagaaacaacCAATGCTATGAAATATACAGTtcttaatgctatcatggccaaaatcattgCCATAAGTACTACTCCATTTCCTcaatcatcagcttccacatgatctctttaaaaaacttttgtacactttgtacacgtcagaaaactgcccaactcaaggcttgcatcattcacatacaaatgctgTTTTGCCGAGACTGGATATTTCTTCCAACACTTTTTATGTGTTTAGCACTGGTGAAATaagagtataataataataaaagtaataagAGTATAGAAATACCATTGTTGTTATACTAGGCGAGCGTGTCGATATGACTTACCAAACACCGGTATCTTTTCTTGATCGCTGTTATGGTGCTTGCTAGTGGAGTCGTGATGTTaatggttcttggtggaacagaattgtcaacaaatcacTCCTCGTAGCGGCCGTTTTTCGGCAAATctctactgttattttgattaatgtcacaAATGACTTTCAGGCGAGCTTAGGTCCAAAAGGAAGATGTCTTGCagcttacttcgagccttgaaactaataaatgaattgtaacgcaacgcattttac of the Vanacampus margaritifer isolate UIUO_Vmar chromosome 7, RoL_Vmar_1.0, whole genome shotgun sequence genome contains:
- the LOC144055452 gene encoding nicotinate-nucleotide pyrophosphorylase [carboxylating]-like, encoding MLPSKHTPAHSIPPHAVMQLAKAWLAEDTPNFDPAGVCVGSQEVQARLLCKCPHSILAGSPFFTAVFTEVGCTVDWIYQDGDEIGPDAVTLTAVVRGPARCLLLGERPALNCLARASGIATRCSQLRKKAGAGGWRGEVAGTRKTTPGFRLVEKYAMLVGAVSMHRQDLSAMVMLKDNHVWASGSITEAVKAARSVCGFSSKIEVECRSTEEGMEAATAGADIVMLDNFQPQALHVSAGALKQQFPALLIEASGGVTPDNLAEYLSPCVDIISLGCITQGCPVVDFSLKIQKTGS